The genome window TTTCCTTGATTTAGATTAAAATTACATAAAATGAGACATAAATGGCAGAACTTGAATACTACGAAAATATAGAATACCAAAACTTCCTTCTATCAAGCAAACGAAGAGAGATTTGCCCTCCAGAAGCAATATTTGACAACTTCAAATTCAATGGAGTAGAAAACCTGGTAGATTTCGGAGCAGGAAAAGGGTTCTTCATTCCGGAATTCAGAAAAGTTCTATCGAAAGAAGCTTGGATCTGGGCTGCTGAATGCCAACAAGAGTTGCTGGATCATATTCTAAAAAGAAAAATCGAAGAAAATATTCCCAATCTCACACCTTTTTTTATCGAAAGGTCTGATCACCCACTTTTACCAGAATGGATTCCACAACCGGATCTCGTATTTTCTTCGTTATGCCTATCCACTTTTCCGAATCCAGGACTTGCTATGGACGGACTGATTCGTTCAATGAGACCAGGTGGACGCCTAATCATTCTAGATTGGAACAAACATGAATACGATATTGGTCCGCGTATAAACGATAAGATTTCTCAGGACAAAATGATGTTCCTTGCAGAAGACTACAAACTCAAGATAACAAAGCATATGCGAATCAAGGAATATTTTTATATTTTGGAAGTGGTTGCTGGAGCCAATTTCGAATGGGGCTATTATGACCTAAAAGAAGAAGAGGCAGATGGCGGAATTTGGGAGAAAAGTTAGCATCCTATAAACTTCTCATAATATCCCAATACGTATTTATCACCAAACAATCATAACTTAATCCACACAAAGTTATATCTTATTCTCTCTGAAATGATCTAAGTAATAGGAATCATTCTCCTCATCACCAATCCGTCCGTTTAAGCAATCAATCCTATCAGTTAAAATTCAATCTTTTTTTAGTCATTTAATTTTTTAAGTCATTTTAATATTGACCATACGCATAACTAAGATGAGTTTACGTTGTGATCGAAGAACGTATATTAGTTTATGTTCTTCCAGATCAATACATTTTTGAATAATAAAATTAGAACAAAGTATATGATGAGCAAATTTTCAAACCTTACAGAACGGATTACGATCTATTTGACAAACCCAATTGTATGGATTCGAAGCTTATTTTCATTTTTCCTATTGGGTTTATTTACTTCCAATTGTCAGCTTCCAGGATTGGAACGATTTCCCTCAGAGATGCTATTCTTAATACGAAATACTTCCAATTTTAAAATTTCCGGAGAGATTCTCAATTTAAAAGGTACAGGACTAAAAATCTCAATTTCCGTCAGTGGGTCTACTGGCAGTCTTCCAATAGAGGAATTGAATCTTGCTTCTGGCACGCAGAGATTTGTATCAAACTCTTTTTACTCCAATCAAAATTCCTATGCTGTTGAAATATTGAGAAATCCAACCGATCCCATTCAAAATTGCGAAACTAGTGAAGGATCTGGCATCATTAACAATGCTGATGTGAATTCAGTATTGATTAGTTGCACAGATACCAATACTGGCATCGCTCAACCGACTTTCTCACTTCCGTCAGGAGAATACCCGATTGCTCAAAATATTACCATTGCTACAACGACTCCGGGTGCTTCGATCTATTACACTGATAATGGAACCAATCCAAATTGCTTACCCATCGCAGGGAATTTGTATACAGGGGCAATTGCTCTGCCGCAACCCACTCTACCTTCGATCAATCTACGAGCAATCGCTTGTAAAGAAACATTGAGTTCTTCAATTTCTTCAGCTACTTACTCAATCACAAATGGTCTGTTAGATCCTCCTTCATTGAGTATAGCACCGGGCAGCTTTGGATCCTCACAGGTTTTAACAATTTCGGCTCCTAGTTCACCGGCAGGTGTAGTTATTCACTACACAACCAACGGTGTGACTCCAGTCTGTACTGATCCAATCTATGCGGGTGCAATAAACATTGATTTCTCTCAGGTTTTGCTTGCGATCTCTTGTCTTCCGACTTATTCGAAATCTTCAGCTGTTGGAGGACTATATGAAATCATAGGAACTACGGCTCCTCCAACATTTTCTCTTCCATCCAATACCTATTCCAATGATCAAACTCTTACACTTAGCACTTTGACGCCAGGAGCAACAATTCACTACAATCTATCAATTGGATCTGATCCAGCTGTTCCTACATGCGGTTCTAGCTTATACACGACAGGTATACCTATCACAACAAATGATACTAGAATCCGAGCCATTGCATGTTTTCCAGGTTGGGCGGATTCTCCGCCTACTATCGTTTACTCATACGGACTGCGAGTAGCAACTCC of Leptospira sp. GIMC2001 contains these proteins:
- a CDS encoding class I SAM-dependent methyltransferase, producing the protein MAELEYYENIEYQNFLLSSKRREICPPEAIFDNFKFNGVENLVDFGAGKGFFIPEFRKVLSKEAWIWAAECQQELLDHILKRKIEENIPNLTPFFIERSDHPLLPEWIPQPDLVFSSLCLSTFPNPGLAMDGLIRSMRPGGRLIILDWNKHEYDIGPRINDKISQDKMMFLAEDYKLKITKHMRIKEYFYILEVVAGANFEWGYYDLKEEEADGGIWEKS